From the Lathyrus oleraceus cultivar Zhongwan6 chromosome 4, CAAS_Psat_ZW6_1.0, whole genome shotgun sequence genome, one window contains:
- the LOC127137306 gene encoding uncharacterized protein LOC127137306, whose product MEAPRKSNVTYHFFDTEIGPLCQIKALITPDHVGLFRGTYGNILPMVEDLDASQRSLIHTCLQFYDPQLRCFTFQDFQLAPLLEEYVMILGVPLQHCVPFNSDIPPPEHKDIAKALHLEVFVVKENLSSKGGLSGFHLDFVIDKAEECVAQGNWEAVCALLALSVYGIMLFVDEPKFVSMCAIHIFLLKNPVPTLLGDFYFSVHNKNEKRRGRLVRCCAPLFHKWLVGNLPSDDAFLNPHQARNWARRLVVLTAKDIRWCNQNTKGGDFVVSCGKYPNVPLLGMKGCINYNPILLRRQLGYALTHAPKDQDMVESFYFPVQDNLESVKQVAGAWRYIQTKGATVYGKCNNISSSLYDSWLRERAQITVLPFSMGEPSDPVIVESVSMVEYNSLKQEKGKADKLSAKLSEGLRKTLCAKKEAEREVQRLNELQRQSNERIAEDADYIRKVCSGEDILKKACKAAQEQLGRAKYRLIERQQRWEKLSDHRRQVEIEIRAENERLKSRENEQHEALRLSEQEIVELKIQEGVKRTKEQDKYRKLEEAVKTRNLLIQGLTEHPTDPVTEALLKEVREDSFGLGV is encoded by the coding sequence ATGGAGGCTCCCAGGAAGAGTAATGTGACCTATCATTTCTTCGATACTGAGATCGGCCCATTGTGTCAGATAAAAGCTTTgattactcctgaccatgtgggTTTATTCCGGGGTACTTATGGCAACATCTTGCCTATGGTTGAAGACTTGGATGCTTCTCAGAGGAGTCTGATACATACTTGCttgcagttttatgatcctcagttgcgttgcttcacttttcaggattTCCAGTTGGCTCCTTTATTGGAAGAGTATGTTATGATCTTGGGTGTTCCTCTACAGCATTGTGTCCCTTTCAACTCCGATATACCTCCTCCAGAGCATAAGGATATTGCTAAGGCTCTTCATCTGGAAGTGTTTGTTGTGAAGGAAAATCTCTCTTCTAAGGGAGGCCTATCTGGTTTCCATCTGGATTTTGTGATAGACAAAGCCGAAGAGTGTGTTGCTCAAGGAAATTGGGAGGCTGTGTGTGCTCTGTTAGCGTTAAGTGTCTATGGTATTATGCTATTCGTCGATGAACCGAAGTTCGTGAGTATGTGTGCTATTCATATCTTTCTGCTAAAGAACCCGGTTCCCACCCTTCTTGGTGATTTCTATTTTTCGGTGCACAATAAGAATGAGAAGAGACGAGGGAGATTGGTCAGATGTTGCGCTCCATTGTTCCATAAGTGGCTCGTGGGGAACTTGCCAAGTGACGATGCTTTTCTGAATCCGCATCAAGCCAGGAATTGGGCTAGAAGGTTGGTTGTCTTGACTGCTAAAGACATCAGATGGTGTAATCAGAATACCAAGGGTGGCGATTTTGTGGTTAGCTGTGGGAAATACCCTAATGTACCATTGTTGGGTATGAAGGGTTGTATCAACTACAACCCGATTCTTTTGAGAAGACAATTAGGGTATGCCTTGACTCACGCTCCTAAGGATCAAGATATGGTGGAATCTTTCTACTTCCCAGTGCAAGATAATCTAGAATCGGTTAAGCAAGTTGCTGGAGCTTGGAGGTATATTCAGACTAAAGGTGCTACTGTCTATGGAAAATGtaacaacatctcttcttctcTGTATGATAGTTGGTTGCGAGAAAGAGCTCAAATTACAGTTCTACCTTTCTCTATGGGAGAACCATCTGATCCGGTTATTGTTGAGTCTGTCAGCATGGTTGAGTACAACAGTTTGAAGCAAGAAAAGGGAAAAGCCGATAAGTTGAGTGCGAAGCTGAGTGAAGGCCTCAGGAAAACTTTGTGCGCTAAGAAAGAAGCTGAGAGAGAAGTTCAAAGATTGAATGAGCTGCAAAGACAAAGCAATGAGAGGATTGCTGAAGATGCTGATTATATCCGTAAAGTCTGTTCAGGTGAGGATATACTGAAGAAAGCTTGCAAGGCTGCTCAGGAGCAGTTAGGAAGAGCTAAATATAGGCTTATTGAGCGCCAGCAAAGGTGGGAAAAATTGTCTGATCACCGGAGACAGGTTGAGATAGAAATCAGAGCAGAAAATGAGCGGTTGAAGAGTAGGGAGAACGAGCAGCATGAAGCACTTCGATTGTCTGAACAAGAGATCGTTGAACTAAAGATTCAAGAAGGGGTCAAGAGAACAAAAGAACAAGACAAGTACAGGAAATTGGAAGAAGCGGTCAAAACGAGGAATTTGTTGATTCAAGGCCTTACAGAACACCCTACTGACCCGGTTACAGAGGCGCTTCTTAAGGAAGTTCGAGAAGACTCGTTTGGGCTAGGTGTTTGA